In one window of Phycisphaerales bacterium DNA:
- a CDS encoding dihydroorotase → MDSLLIVGGRLIDPASGMDQVADVAVRDGRITAIGPGLSRSPADRVIDAEGCLVTPGLIDPHVHLREPGQEHKETLATGSQAAVAGGFTTVCCMPNTSPALDTPELVGFVLARSAATAACRVFPVAAATKGRKGEDLTEIALMARAGAVAFSDDGDCIPTAGMMARVLAATSATGLCFMQHCQDPTLTKGAAMHAGEVSTRLGLGGWPRVAEEIIIERDIRLARAAAGSRYHVQHISSGESVDIIRRARAAGHKNITAEAAPHHLLLTHEACDGYNTLAKVNPPLRESKDVQAVRQGVADGTITILATDHAPHSADEKALPFEDAPFGFIGLETALALYAEALIATGLIDWPRMIAMMTLEPARLCNLDRQGLGKLTTGGPADLTIIDPDLEWTITRAELRSRSWNTPFLGRKVKGRATHTIVAGKVVYENSHAKQPAMA, encoded by the coding sequence ATGGATTCTCTGCTCATCGTCGGCGGGCGCCTCATCGACCCTGCCTCGGGGATGGACCAGGTCGCCGACGTCGCAGTGCGTGACGGGAGGATCACCGCCATTGGCCCCGGCCTCTCCCGCTCCCCCGCGGACCGCGTGATTGACGCCGAGGGCTGCCTCGTCACCCCTGGCCTCATCGACCCTCACGTCCACCTCCGCGAGCCCGGGCAGGAGCACAAGGAGACCCTCGCCACCGGCTCGCAGGCCGCGGTCGCCGGCGGGTTCACCACTGTCTGCTGCATGCCCAACACCAGCCCGGCCCTGGACACGCCCGAGCTGGTCGGCTTTGTCCTCGCCCGCTCCGCGGCCACCGCGGCCTGCCGCGTCTTCCCCGTCGCCGCCGCCACCAAGGGCCGCAAGGGCGAGGACCTCACCGAGATTGCCCTCATGGCCCGCGCGGGCGCGGTCGCCTTCTCCGACGATGGCGACTGCATCCCGACCGCCGGCATGATGGCCCGCGTCCTCGCCGCCACCTCCGCCACCGGCCTGTGCTTCATGCAGCATTGCCAGGACCCCACCCTCACCAAGGGCGCGGCCATGCACGCCGGCGAAGTCTCCACCCGCCTGGGCCTGGGCGGCTGGCCCCGCGTGGCCGAAGAGATCATCATCGAGCGCGACATCCGCCTCGCCCGCGCCGCCGCGGGCAGCCGCTACCACGTGCAGCACATCTCCTCGGGCGAATCGGTGGACATCATCCGGCGCGCCCGCGCAGCCGGGCACAAGAACATCACCGCCGAGGCGGCCCCCCACCACCTCCTGCTCACCCACGAAGCCTGCGACGGCTACAACACGCTCGCGAAGGTGAACCCTCCCCTTCGCGAGAGCAAGGACGTGCAGGCCGTGCGCCAGGGCGTCGCCGACGGCACCATCACGATCCTCGCCACCGACCACGCGCCGCACTCGGCCGACGAGAAGGCCCTGCCGTTCGAGGACGCACCGTTCGGTTTCATCGGACTGGAGACCGCGCTCGCCCTCTACGCCGAGGCGCTCATCGCGACGGGTCTCATCGACTGGCCGCGCATGATCGCCATGATGACCCTCGAGCCAGCCCGCCTCTGCAACCTCGATCGTCAGGGCCTGGGCAAGCTCACGACCGGCGGGCCCGCCGACCTCACCATCATCGATCCCGACCTCGAGTGGACCATCACCCGCGCGGAACTCCGTTCACGTTCCTGGAACACGCCGTTCCTGGGCCGCAAGGTGAAGGGCCGCGCCACCCACACCATCGTCGCGGGCAAGGTTGTCTACGAGAACTCGCACGCGAAGCAGCCCGCGATGGCCTGA
- a CDS encoding DinB family protein, which yields MSARDAYDTIGAILNIHSMVTGFLIETVEDVPESRMAEQPGGIVNHPAWTLSHLNAYAGVLLSMLDDQSAPTATAEMERFGYGSNPVPERGVYAMKRELLDTFRERNTRLGAVVAEKHADYFPRPAPGRFQPQLIGHIAITLLVAHPPHHLGQLRQWRRAAGLAGRA from the coding sequence GTGAGCGCCCGCGACGCCTACGACACGATCGGTGCGATCCTGAACATCCATTCGATGGTCACCGGTTTTCTCATCGAGACGGTGGAGGATGTTCCAGAGTCGCGCATGGCGGAGCAGCCGGGTGGGATCGTCAATCATCCGGCATGGACGCTTTCGCACCTCAACGCGTACGCGGGGGTGTTGCTGTCGATGCTCGATGATCAGAGCGCGCCGACGGCCACCGCGGAGATGGAACGGTTCGGGTACGGCTCCAATCCGGTGCCCGAGCGGGGTGTGTATGCGATGAAGCGCGAGCTGCTCGACACATTCAGGGAGCGCAACACGCGGCTTGGGGCGGTTGTCGCGGAGAAGCACGCAGACTACTTCCCGCGGCCCGCGCCGGGCAGGTTCCAGCCGCAGTTGATTGGGCACATCGCTATTACGCTGCTCGTGGCGCACCCGCCGCATCACTTGGGCCAGCTGAGGCAGTGGCGGCGGGCGGCGGGGCTCGCGGGGAGAGCGTGA
- a CDS encoding DUF1801 domain-containing protein — translation MAKKASRDGRSTSTGSGPARTATVSKRRANTAKTRKPKLLSGGNPQIAKGDGDGPVQAYIAAMPGWKRDVGRRLDAMIERIVPGVKKAVRWNSPFYGVEGQGWFIGVHCITKYIKVAFFSGASLEPQPPVDSKHKDVRYFHIYEGDRVETPQLEDWVRQAAARPGTDCF, via the coding sequence ATGGCGAAGAAGGCGAGCCGCGATGGCCGGAGTACCTCGACGGGCAGCGGGCCGGCGCGGACGGCGACCGTATCGAAGCGACGCGCGAACACCGCGAAGACACGTAAGCCGAAGCTGCTCTCGGGTGGCAACCCGCAGATCGCAAAGGGTGACGGGGACGGCCCGGTGCAGGCGTACATCGCGGCCATGCCGGGGTGGAAGCGGGATGTGGGGCGGCGGCTGGACGCGATGATTGAGCGCATCGTGCCTGGGGTGAAGAAGGCCGTGCGGTGGAACTCGCCGTTCTATGGCGTCGAGGGGCAGGGCTGGTTCATCGGGGTGCACTGCATCACGAAGTACATCAAGGTGGCGTTCTTCAGCGGTGCGTCACTGGAGCCCCAGCCGCCGGTGGATTCCAAGCACAAGGACGTGCGGTACTTCCACATATACGAGGGCGATCGAGTGGAGACGCCGCAGCTGGAGGACTGGGTCCGGCAGGCGGCGGCACGCCCGGGGACTGACTGCTTCTGA
- a CDS encoding methyltransferase domain-containing protein, with protein MQAGRTTPAGDFDYDQFGRGYSQLRRTEPRIAAMVHAALGNARTVVNVGAGAGSYEPRDRYVVAIEPSAAMRAQRPREIAPAIDGVAERLPLDDGSVDAAMSTLSVHQWQDWRRGLRELRRVSRGPVVVMTFDGDEINRFWLAEYCPEVIAAEHGRFPPIAEIAAVLGGRTRVQKVPIPIDCVDGFTEAYYARPAAFLDARVRGSQSAWGFVSAEVQERFVRELTAEIENGEWERKHGHLRSEPVFWGALRLIVSEPWGAHPKHRDEDISVAWASPGSSAQQGPPPRTRKNDSMS; from the coding sequence ATGCAGGCAGGACGGACGACGCCGGCGGGGGACTTTGATTACGACCAGTTCGGGCGCGGGTATTCGCAGCTGCGGCGGACGGAGCCGCGGATCGCGGCGATGGTGCACGCGGCTCTCGGGAATGCACGCACGGTTGTAAACGTAGGCGCGGGTGCGGGGTCGTACGAGCCGCGGGACCGGTACGTGGTGGCGATCGAGCCGTCGGCGGCGATGCGAGCGCAGAGGCCGCGGGAGATTGCGCCGGCGATCGACGGCGTGGCAGAGCGGCTGCCGCTGGATGACGGCTCGGTGGACGCGGCCATGTCGACGCTCTCGGTGCACCAGTGGCAGGACTGGCGACGGGGACTGCGGGAACTGCGGCGGGTGAGCCGCGGGCCGGTCGTGGTCATGACCTTCGATGGTGACGAGATCAACCGCTTCTGGCTGGCGGAGTACTGCCCGGAGGTGATCGCGGCCGAGCACGGGCGGTTTCCTCCGATCGCGGAGATCGCGGCAGTGCTAGGAGGCCGCACGCGGGTGCAGAAGGTGCCGATCCCGATCGACTGCGTGGACGGGTTCACGGAGGCGTACTACGCCCGGCCTGCGGCGTTTCTGGACGCGCGGGTGCGTGGTTCTCAGTCGGCATGGGGCTTTGTGAGCGCTGAGGTGCAGGAGCGGTTCGTGCGTGAGCTGACGGCCGAAATCGAGAACGGCGAGTGGGAGCGCAAGCACGGGCACCTGCGGAGCGAGCCGGTGTTCTGGGGGGCGCTGCGGCTGATTGTGAGCGAGCCGTGGGGCGCGCATCCGAAGCATCGAGATGAGGACATCTCGGTGGCATGGGCGTCGCCCGGATCAAGCGCTCAGCAAGGGCCGCCGCCGAGGACGCGGAAGAACGACTCGATGTCCTGA
- a CDS encoding pyridoxal phosphate-dependent aminotransferase family protein, translating into MARLNVESSTATHMTVDGRELLAFGGCNYLGLAHHPAVLGAVREGLARYGISTTASRETTGNTNVHESLERELAAFIGQEAAILTAEGYTANIAIAQALCHKHGVALIDARAHRSLRSAATSAGMQVFEYEHLNPDSAAWLVRQYGDQGIALFTDGVFAADGAVAPVADLLAILPKHRSTLIVDDCHGVCVLGELGRGTVNETGLSDPRLCITTTLAKGFGCYGGAVLGRRTLIDQVREQADVYRRSTPAPTPIAMAVRAALGVMQRETELVALLRRNTAALRQILADLNIELSDVSINTSSRLQAPHAAHAGGTATLTPPATSTASEKVPIFTFTLESRETMERVHRELLEAGIYAPFIEYPGGPTPMFFRLTVSAKHTLDHLQRLGSELRRAL; encoded by the coding sequence ATGGCCCGTCTCAACGTCGAATCCTCTACCGCCACGCACATGACCGTCGACGGGCGTGAACTGCTCGCTTTCGGCGGTTGCAACTACCTCGGCCTCGCGCACCACCCGGCCGTGCTCGGCGCCGTGCGCGAGGGCCTCGCCCGCTACGGAATCAGCACCACCGCCTCGCGTGAGACCACCGGCAACACCAACGTTCACGAGAGCCTCGAGCGCGAACTGGCCGCGTTCATCGGCCAGGAAGCCGCGATCCTCACCGCAGAGGGCTACACGGCCAACATCGCCATTGCTCAGGCCCTCTGCCACAAGCACGGCGTCGCCCTCATCGACGCCCGCGCCCACCGCAGCCTCCGCTCCGCGGCCACCTCGGCGGGCATGCAGGTCTTCGAGTACGAGCACCTGAACCCCGATTCCGCCGCGTGGCTGGTGCGTCAGTACGGCGACCAGGGGATCGCCCTGTTCACCGATGGCGTCTTCGCCGCCGACGGCGCGGTGGCCCCCGTCGCCGACCTCCTTGCCATCCTCCCTAAGCACCGCAGCACGCTCATCGTCGACGACTGCCACGGCGTGTGCGTGCTAGGCGAGCTCGGGCGCGGCACCGTGAACGAGACGGGACTCAGCGACCCCCGCCTGTGCATCACCACCACCCTGGCCAAGGGCTTCGGCTGCTACGGCGGCGCGGTCCTCGGCCGCCGCACCCTCATCGACCAGGTCCGCGAGCAGGCGGACGTCTACCGCCGCTCCACGCCCGCGCCTACGCCCATCGCCATGGCCGTGCGGGCCGCCCTGGGCGTTATGCAGCGTGAAACTGAGCTGGTGGCCCTCCTGCGCCGCAACACCGCCGCCCTGCGCCAGATCCTCGCCGACCTCAACATCGAGCTCAGCGACGTCTCGATCAACACCTCTTCCCGTCTCCAAGCCCCCCACGCCGCCCACGCAGGTGGTACCGCCACCCTCACGCCGCCCGCCACTTCCACCGCCTCCGAGAAGGTCCCGATCTTCACCTTCACGCTCGAGTCCCGCGAGACCATGGAACGCGTGCACCGCGAGCTGCTCGAGGCCGGCATCTACGCCCCCTTCATCGAGTACCCCGGCGGCCCGACGCCCATGTTCTTCCGGTTGACCGTGTCCGCAAAGCACACCCTGGATCACCTCCAGCGGCTGGGCAGCGAGCTGCGCCGGGCGCTCTAG